The genomic window TGCACAAGGCCGCCCGGCAGCTGGGAATGAGCCAGCCCTCCCTGTCGACCCAGCTGCGCCGCATAGAGAACGCCCTCGGCGCGGAGCTGTTCCAGCGCGGGAGCACGGGCTGCCGGCCGACCCCGCTGGGCCACGCGGTGCTGAGCCGGGCCCGGCCGCTCGTCGCCGAGATGTCCGCGCTGGTGCGGGAGGCCAGGGCGACCGTCGCCCGGGCCGGCGACCGCCGTCTGCGCATCGGCTCCACGGCGAGCCGCGCCCTCGCCGGCTGGCTCCGCCGACTCCGGCAGCGGCTGCCCGACGGCACGGAGCTCTCCCTCCACATGAACGTCTCGGCCAACGCCCTGCTCCGCATGGTCGCCGCGGGCCATCTCGACGTCGCGTTCGTCCACGAGGTGGAGGGCTGTCCGCTGCGGATGCCGGACGGGCTGGAGCAGCGCGTACTCGTCGAGCGCGAGCCCCAGTTCATCTCCATGGCCCGCGACCACCCGGCCGCCGCGGCCCCCGTCGTCGATCTGACCGACCTCGGGGAGGACCACTGGATGGTCGACCCCACGGTCGACGGCGAATGGGACGGGCTGCGCCGCGTCCTCGCGGCGGCCGGAATCGACCCCCCGGTCCTGCACGCCGACTACCACACGGCTGCCTCCCTCATCGTGGTCGGCGAGGCCGTCGCCCCCTGCCAGCCCACCTCGGGCCCGCGCGACGACATGGCCATCCGCCCGTTACGGAACGACCCGCTCGCCGTCCGTCTGCTGCTCTGCCGCCGCCCGGGCGGCAGCGAGGAGACGTACGCCCTCGTCTACGCCGAGCTGGCCGCGGCCTACCGCGAGGCGGCGCTGCGCGCGTCCACGTACCGCCAGTGGCTGCTCCGCAACAAGAGCCCACTGCTGCAAGCCCCGGCGGCGTGAGCGGCCTCAGCGCGGCGGGTCCTCGCCGACGAGCCCGTCCACCGACTCCCGGATGAGATCGGCATGGCCGACGTGCCGCGCGTACTCCTCGATGAGGTCGATCAGGATCCGCCGCAGACTCGGTGCCCGCCCGTCGGGCTTCCCGCGGTCCGCCTGCCGGTCCAGCCTCCCCGTCGGCCAGCGCCTCCGCGACCAGGGAGCGGGCCACGGTGTCCTGCCACAGCGCGTGGAGCTGCTCGAGGGTGTCATCGGCCGCCGAACGCCACTCCCAGTCGGGGTCGGCG from Streptomyces formicae includes these protein-coding regions:
- a CDS encoding LysR family transcriptional regulator, which translates into the protein MELEVRHLRALCAIADAGSLHKAARQLGMSQPSLSTQLRRIENALGAELFQRGSTGCRPTPLGHAVLSRARPLVAEMSALVREARATVARAGDRRLRIGSTASRALAGWLRRLRQRLPDGTELSLHMNVSANALLRMVAAGHLDVAFVHEVEGCPLRMPDGLEQRVLVEREPQFISMARDHPAAAAPVVDLTDLGEDHWMVDPTVDGEWDGLRRVLAAAGIDPPVLHADYHTAASLIVVGEAVAPCQPTSGPRDDMAIRPLRNDPLAVRLLLCRRPGGSEETYALVYAELAAAYREAALRASTYRQWLLRNKSPLLQAPAA
- a CDS encoding DUF664 domain-containing protein, which codes for MTPSSSSTRCGRTPWPAPWSRRRWPTGRLDRQADRGKPDGRAPSLRRILIDLIEEYARHVGHADLIRESVDGLVGEDPPR